One genomic window of Candidatus Kuenenia stuttgartiensis includes the following:
- a CDS encoding DUF433 domain-containing protein, with amino-acid sequence MFVSTQHRYIEKDPGKYEGKAIIKGTRIPVASIVNHYRSGMGIEEILDGYPSLTPAQLFDALSYYFDNKEEIDKKFE; translated from the coding sequence ATGTTTGTAAGTACCCAACATCGATATATCGAAAAAGACCCTGGCAAATATGAGGGTAAAGCCATTATTAAAGGCACAAGGATCCCCGTTGCATCAATTGTAAATCACTACCGTTCAGGCATGGGGATAGAGGAGATACTTGATGGCTATCCAAGCCTAACCCCCGCGCAGTTATTTGATGCCCTTAGCTATTATTTTGATAACAAAGAAGAGATAGATAAGAAATTTGAATAA
- a CDS encoding ISAzo13 family transposase — protein MVKLLEELMEGDTAGDPMGKGKIWTRRSTRTLKKECGDRGVSVCATTVSRLLKDMDYSLRVNRKTIAETRHPDRNRQFEIINETKKYFEDSGQPIISVDSKKKELIGNFRNEGKAWTKIVNEVLAHDFRSQAIGVGCPFGIYELLTNLGTVIVGTSYDTPEFAVESIKIWLDEFGWKRYPCAKELLILCDAGGSNGFRPRLWKYALYQNICKVYGLSIRICHYPSGASKWNPVEHRLFSFISKNWEGNPLRSYDVMLSLIAGTTTTAGLLVQTILNEKEYQKGIKITDDQMKEVKNPPAEQVALG, from the coding sequence GTGGTAAAACTTCTTGAAGAATTGATGGAGGGCGATACTGCAGGAGACCCAATGGGTAAAGGAAAAATATGGACGAGAAGAAGCACACGTACTCTAAAAAAAGAATGCGGTGATAGAGGTGTAAGCGTATGTGCAACAACAGTTAGCAGGCTTCTTAAGGACATGGATTATTCTCTGAGAGTAAATCGCAAAACGATAGCAGAGACACGTCATCCGGACCGTAATAGACAGTTTGAAATTATTAATGAGACAAAAAAGTATTTTGAAGATTCTGGTCAGCCAATAATCAGTGTTGACAGTAAGAAAAAGGAATTGATAGGTAATTTCAGAAATGAGGGCAAGGCGTGGACAAAAATAGTAAATGAAGTTTTGGCCCATGATTTTCGTTCTCAGGCAATTGGTGTTGGATGTCCGTTTGGTATCTATGAATTGCTGACTAATTTAGGGACAGTTATTGTTGGTACGTCCTATGACACACCGGAATTTGCAGTCGAGTCAATTAAGATTTGGCTGGATGAATTTGGTTGGAAGAGGTATCCATGCGCAAAAGAACTCCTTATTCTTTGTGACGCAGGAGGGAGCAACGGATTTCGTCCCCGGTTGTGGAAATATGCGCTTTATCAAAATATTTGTAAAGTTTACGGACTCTCCATCAGGATTTGCCACTATCCCTCAGGAGCATCAAAATGGAATCCGGTAGAACATCGTCTGTTTAGTTTTATCAGTAAAAATTGGGAGGGGAATCCTTTGAGGTCTTATGATGTTATGCTAAGTTTAATTGCTGGCACTACAACAACAGCGGGTCTTCTCGTACAAACCATTCTTAACGAGAAAGAATACCAAAAAGGAATCAAAATCACTGATGACCAAATGAAAGAAGTAAAGAATCCACCCGCGGAGCAGGTGGCTTTGGGATAA
- a CDS encoding putative transposase, protein MIRFYCCSRPVCRLDFRSGECRISSIVRKNACGSKYGVVEISTCNAIYLISVRKGEEPDIRKYVQEKATIRESIDTLEKEIEQLKATKKNTEKHIEFSKLPEDKKFQDLKKSGKQFVDTIKMIAYRAETAMANTLQEYISKKDEARSLVRQIFMTDADIMPDEKNGVLRITIHNMTNPRNNRYVQQLCDVLNSSETLFPGTNLRLVYNLVSNQIPPDQEF, encoded by the coding sequence ATGATTCGATTCTATTGTTGTTCCCGTCCAGTTTGCCGCCTGGATTTTCGTAGTGGCGAATGCCGTATAAGTAGTATCGTAAGAAAGAACGCTTGTGGGAGTAAATATGGCGTCGTAGAAATTAGTACTTGCAACGCCATCTATCTTATTTCCGTCAGGAAAGGAGAAGAACCCGATATCCGGAAGTATGTACAGGAGAAAGCAACAATAAGAGAATCGATAGATACGCTGGAGAAAGAGATTGAACAACTCAAGGCGACAAAAAAGAATACGGAGAAACATATAGAGTTTTCAAAACTCCCGGAAGATAAGAAATTTCAGGATTTAAAGAAGAGCGGAAAGCAATTCGTAGACACAATCAAAATGATTGCTTATCGGGCAGAGACGGCAATGGCAAATACATTGCAGGAATATATTTCTAAAAAAGATGAAGCAAGATCACTGGTACGTCAAATTTTTATGACAGATGCAGATATAATGCCGGATGAAAAGAATGGCGTCTTAAGGATAACGATTCATAACATGACAAACCCAAGGAACAACAGATATGTTCAGCAATTATGCGATGTACTTAATAGTTCCGAAACATTATTCCCAGGCACAAATCTGCGCCTTGTATATAATTTGGTATCAAATCAAATTCCACCAGATCAGGAGTTCTGA
- a CDS encoding SBBP repeat-containing protein has protein sequence MPIFTSCNGYYRDIHKDTATILLVLYNTMLFVVAPIAKILKDINNGDQVTNLLPPEPSKSVHPERRHHKFIYGFTVASYEKSSPLVIDPILEYSTYLGGGDTDHGYGIAVDGAGSAYVTGYTEGNGLPIVGTTTPHGGSYDAFVTKLGTSGSSIEYSTYLQNS, from the coding sequence ATGCCTATATTTACTAGTTGTAACGGCTATTACCGTGACATACACAAAGACACTGCAACGATACTATTGGTACTATACAATACCATGTTATTTGTGGTCGCTCCCATAGCTAAGATTTTAAAAGACATAAACAACGGGGATCAGGTTACAAACCTGCTCCCACCCGAACCATCCAAGAGTGTACATCCCGAAAGACGCCATCATAAATTCATCTACGGCTTTACCGTTGCCTCATACGAAAAATCCTCCCCCCTCGTCATAGACCCCATCCTCGAATACTCCACCTACCTTGGAGGAGGCGACACGGATCATGGCTATGGCATAGCGGTGGACGGCGCGGGGTCTGCCTATGTTACCGGATATACTGAGGGCAACGGCCTCCCAATCGTGGGAACAACGACTCCTCACGGCGGCAGTTATGACGCCTTTGTCACCAAGCTTGGCACATCGGGCAGCAGCATCGAATACTCCACCTACCTTCAGAACTCCTGA
- a CDS encoding ISAzo13 family transposase → MVKLLEELMEGDTAGDPMGKGKIWTRRSTRTLKKECGDRGVSVCATTVSKLLKDMDYSLRVNRKTIAETRHPDRNRQFEIINETKKYFEDSGQPIISVDSKKKELIGNFRNEGKAWTKIVNEVLAHDFRSQAIGVGCPFGIYELLTNLGTVIVGTSYDTPEFAVESIKIWLDEFGWKRYPCAKELLILCDAGGSNGFRPRLWKYALYQNICKVYGLSIRICHYPSGASKWNPVEHRLFSFISKNWEGNPLRSYDVMLSLIAGTTTTAGLLVQTILNEKEYQKGIKITDDQMKEININKHSVLPDWNYTISLN, encoded by the coding sequence GTGGTAAAACTTCTTGAAGAATTGATGGAGGGCGATACTGCAGGAGACCCAATGGGTAAAGGAAAAATATGGACGAGAAGAAGCACACGTACTCTAAAAAAAGAATGCGGTGATAGAGGTGTAAGCGTATGTGCAACAACAGTTAGTAAGCTTCTTAAGGACATGGATTATTCTCTGAGAGTAAATCGCAAAACGATAGCAGAGACACGTCATCCGGACCGTAATAGACAGTTTGAAATTATTAATGAGACAAAAAAGTATTTTGAAGATTCTGGTCAGCCAATAATCAGTGTTGACAGTAAGAAAAAGGAATTGATAGGTAATTTCAGAAATGAGGGCAAGGCGTGGACAAAAATAGTAAATGAAGTTTTGGCCCATGATTTTCGTTCTCAGGCAATTGGTGTTGGATGTCCGTTTGGTATCTATGAATTGCTGACTAATTTAGGGACAGTTATTGTTGGTACGTCCTATGACACACCGGAATTTGCAGTCGAGTCAATTAAGATTTGGCTGGATGAATTTGGTTGGAAGAGGTATCCATGCGCAAAAGAACTCCTTATTCTTTGTGACGCAGGAGGGAGCAACGGATTTCGTCCCCGGTTGTGGAAATATGCGCTTTATCAAAATATTTGTAAAGTTTACGGACTCTCCATCAGGATTTGCCACTATCCCTCAGGAGCATCAAAATGGAATCCGGTAGAACATCGTCTGTTTAGTTTTATCAGTAAAAATTGGGAGGGGAATCCTTTGAGGTCTTATGATGTTATGCTAAGTTTAATTGCTGGCACTACAACAACAGCGGGTCTTCTCGTACAAACCATTCTTAACGAGAAAGAATACCAAAAAGGAATCAAAATCACTGATGACCAAATGAAAGAAATAAACATAAACAAACACAGTGTCTTGCCAGATTGGAATTATACAATTTCACTTAACTAA